The genomic interval gatgaagaaatgtttgtacacgccttcaaaaagggtgtgTTACCTGGGCCCTTTAGTGAGTCGCTTATCAGGAGTCACCCTGCCACGTTCGCTGAAATTCGGCAACGTgtcgtggctcacatcgccgctgaGAGCGAAGTCTCCGAGAAAAGGGGAAATGTGGCCCCAGCCAAGCCGCGCGCCCAGGCAAGGGCCCAGCCGCAGAGGGTAATGGAGGTGGCGGCGGGGAAGAGGGACCAAAGGATGCGCCATCCTTATGACCCTAAGAAGAATAAGGGCAAGGGGCCGGGGCGGCCCAGAGAGACTAATCGCCCTCCAAGGTATGAGTTCGTGATGGGGTTGGCCGATCTGATCGTCATCCCTAACATTGCTGCTAGGTTCAAGGTGCTTGAGAAGACGACGGAAAAGGTTTTGGGCCCAAAACTAGAcgcgtggtgtgagttccacaagagctttggccactctatcaactcgtgtttggctttgggaCACCAACTCGCCGAGTTGGTCAAGTGTGGATTCTTGAAAGATTACTTGCTGGAAAAGCAAGCGGGCCAATCAATAGGTTCCCAACCGGCGGGCAATGAAggacagcagcacgaggtgcccatccacggtgagatccacaccatagctggtggattctcAGGTGGAGGGTGCACTGCATCGCAACGCAAGAGGTACGCAAggtcggtgatgtcagtggaagttttttaggatcactcacccgacgtggacatcacattcaccaaaggagaccttagggatgttgtgcctcacgacaacgaccctattgtgatctcgcttgtcacggcgggaaggactgtccaccgggtgctggtcgacctaggaagctcggcagatgtaatgttttggCCGACCTTTGAAAAGTTACAGCTATCCCCCGATCaactgaggccatatgggggctgcttgtacggtttcgccggcgatcaagtggaggtcagggggtatattgagttaaggacgacgttcacagatggTTTGGCCTCATGAACcgagaagatcaggtatcttgtcgTAAATGCTCCTTCGgcatacaacatactgttgggaaggccaacgctcaacaggacaggagttgtgccttcaacaaggcacatgaaggtcaaactacCGTCTATGGAAGGTTTGATCATCACCATCTgttctgaccaaaaggaggcg from Phaseolus vulgaris cultivar G19833 chromosome 1, P. vulgaris v2.0, whole genome shotgun sequence carries:
- the LOC137815902 gene encoding uncharacterized protein, encoding MFVEQYIVNKAPPLVSYDLFDVRQYQGESRKDFLNRFRAQIVRLPGKDEEMFVHAFKKGVLPGPFSESLIRSHPATFAEIRQRVVAHIAAESEVSEKRGNVAPAKPRAQARAQPQRVMEVAAGKRDQRMRHPYDPKKNKGKGPGRPRETNRPPRYEFVMGLADLIVIPNIAARFKVLEKTTEKVLGPKLDAWCEFHKSFGHSINSCLALGHQLAELVKCGFLKDYLLEKQAGQSIGSQPAGNEGQQHEVPIHGEIHTIAGGFSGGGCTASQRKRYARSVMSVEVF